The Nostoc sp. 'Lobaria pulmonaria (5183) cyanobiont' DNA window TTCTCCTTGGGGAGAGTCTTTGCCAACGATTTCTATTGGTCCTATCAATTGTCCAGGACTAGCCACATCAATAGCTGCCCGTAATATATCCGGCATACTACCTCGGCTGACAATTCCCATCATGCCATTCACAATTCGGTCATCTGAAAGGGAATACTCTTTAGCTAGTTGCTCAAAACTACCTCCTTCTTCTATTTGGGTTTGGAGTTCGTCTGCCAATTCTCGGTTATCAACAACAATCCGGGAAAGTACTACCCGATCCAAGAAAATTTTGCGTTCAATAAAATATTCTGAGAGTTTTGTTTCCGTCACTACAGCTTTTAGTTTTTCTAACTTGTAACCAAAAGTGACCGATGTGTGAAAGGTACTGTAATCTGTATTATTTGTCTTTAACCATTCTTGAAAACTTTGGGGGTCAATGAGTTGATTTTTAAGCCTAAAGTCAATAATTGACTGTTCAGTTATTGCGGTGCCAATTTCAATATCATCTCGTGTTCTGATTTCTTCCTCAATCACGTACTGCCGGAGAATATCCCCAATAAACTGTCCCAATTTTCCAGAGGCTTGCAGGTACTTTACTGCTTGCTCAATAGAAATTATTTGGTCATTAATGGTCAAAAATGATAAAGATTCCATGAACTAATTATGTGAAAATGGTTAAACACTTATAGGACTTTTTTCTTAAATCATATAGAAATCATCTGATTGTTGATGGATACATATGATAAAGATTCCATGAAATAATTACATCTAAATGGTCAAAAGATTATATAGCTAATAAATAAAATAATTTGCCACGATCACTTTTACACTCTAGCCGGGACAAAATCAGGATTGAAAATATCAGTGGTGGCGCAGTAGTAAGGCAAATTAGTTATTTTCTACCAATGCCCTTCAAGAGTGCTGTTAGTGGTAGCGGGGCATTTAGCCTGTGCTGTTAGCGGAATTGTTTTGCTCAATACCCCACTTAAACGAGTAATTGTTTATTCTCATCAGTCTAGTTAATGAAAGTTATCCATGTCCAGGCAAATAGCACAGATGCGATCGCACCAATTAATGTATTAAAAATATTTACTACTTCATTGGTCAGCCACGTATACTTGGATTGCAGTGTTGCGCCAATCACACTTTCTAGGTTGGTGGCAATAAATGCTGCCAGCACACACCAAGCTACGCCCAATAGATCGATTAAACCAACTCCCCAACCCACAAATGCGATCGCTACAGAAGCCACAATCCCAGCTAAAGTTCCCTCCAAGCTTACCGCCCCTTCTGTACCGCGAGGTACTGGTTGGAATGTGGTAATCAAAAAGGTGCTTTTACCATAAGCTTTACCAACTTCACTAGCAGTGGTGTCAGCTAGCTTTGTACTGAAACTTGCTACATAGGCTAACAATAATAGGGACTGGGGACTTGTACTGAGCGCAGCCGAAGTATTGGGGATTAGAGACTGGGAAGTAGGTACGAGGAATCCCGAATTTATTATTCCTACTCCCAAGGCACACAGGGCCCCAGTCAAAGCCGAACCCCAGACATTTTCTGGGCCTCTTGCCCCAGAACGCTTTTCGGCAATTCCTTCTGCCTCCTTCTGCGCCATACCGATGCGGGTAACGCCAGAACCAACCAAAAAATAGAACATTACTACTGCATATCCTTGCCAGCCTAATGTTACCCAAATTAAGATGGCCAAGAACCAGGCGTGGAATAATCCAGTAGGGGTAAGTAGCTTTTTCGGAGCAATCCAAGCTAAACCCAATAAAATCGTGTTTAATACTACTGCTACTAACCAGGGATTTACAGAATCAATTGAGAATGACATCAGCAATTAATCATGAGTAATTTTGTCTGAATATCAACAGAATAACCAATTTGTGATGCTTAGTGCTTTATTTTTGAGACCTCGCTAGGTAAAGTAGTATGTTTGTATTGTTAACTAAATTGCGTAGGCAGATCTCTCCAAGCTGAGTGTCAAACCATCAATGATGTCTTAGACATACACTGCAATATTGACTAAAGAACGTGCATTAAACAAAATGCAAAACTTCTTTTGAGTTAGGTAAACTCTTCTCCGTAACCGCAGAGTACAGTGGCTGAAGTATTACTTAGTCCCCAATCTTAGTTATAA harbors:
- a CDS encoding peptidylprolyl isomerase, which produces MESLSFLTINDQIISIEQAVKYLQASGKLGQFIGDILRQYVIEEEIRTRDDIEIGTAITEQSIIDFRLKNQLIDPQSFQEWLKTNNTDYSTFHTSVTFGYKLEKLKAVVTETKLSEYFIERKIFLDRVVLSRIVVDNRELADELQTQIEEGGSFEQLAKEYSLSDDRIVNGMMGIVSRGSMPDILRAAIDVASPGQLIGPIEIVGKDSPQGEGPYGLFRVEQFLPASLEDTQLQQALQNELFEKWLAEKIQKLTVKLQVS
- a CDS encoding DUF92 domain-containing protein; this translates as MSFSIDSVNPWLVAVVLNTILLGLAWIAPKKLLTPTGLFHAWFLAILIWVTLGWQGYAVVMFYFLVGSGVTRIGMAQKEAEGIAEKRSGARGPENVWGSALTGALCALGVGIINSGFLVPTSQSLIPNTSAALSTSPQSLLLLAYVASFSTKLADTTASEVGKAYGKSTFLITTFQPVPRGTEGAVSLEGTLAGIVASVAIAFVGWGVGLIDLLGVAWCVLAAFIATNLESVIGATLQSKYTWLTNEVVNIFNTLIGAIASVLFAWTWITFIN